Proteins encoded in a region of the Paenibacillus wynnii genome:
- a CDS encoding CapA family protein — protein sequence MTEIQITAVGDLMVKRYIISDAKQSDGTYSFATLFARVAPYLKQAEMPENRSERLYTGIRTESP from the coding sequence GTGACGGAAATACAAATAACTGCTGTGGGAGACCTTATGGTCAAACGTTACATTATTTCGGATGCTAAACAATCTGACGGAACCTATTCATTTGCCACCCTGTTCGCGAGAGTAGCACCTTATCTGAAACAGGCGGAAATGCCGGAAAATAGGAGCGAAAGGCTTTATACCGGTATTCGTACGGAAAGTCCCTGA
- a CDS encoding alpha/beta fold hydrolase, whose protein sequence is MSINPFKKVQGKSLVYASYQKLLDQWGITIQEVDISSTFGSTHVIVAGFPENPPLLLFHGVGDNSALMWIFNIQELSKHFYVIAIDTMGGPGKSVPNDNYKNFDQSVWINEVLEWFHLDKVNVAGVSNGAYLANYFAITNPSKVNKVVGMAGGVKVNMLRMAMLFLPEALLPASEKTTKKLLRKLCAPNSSKVFEENNEIMAHWTYLLKYFNNRSMMSHKYRKFTKDELAIIREKSLFLIGEYDQLSNYPSSIKELELNQITYKIIPNAGHGINHEQYDSVNQEIINYLISGSK, encoded by the coding sequence ATGAGTATTAACCCATTTAAAAAGGTACAAGGTAAAAGTCTTGTTTATGCTTCCTACCAAAAGTTACTGGATCAATGGGGAATTACTATTCAGGAAGTGGATATATCATCTACTTTCGGTTCAACACATGTAATAGTTGCAGGTTTTCCAGAGAATCCTCCACTGCTGTTATTCCATGGAGTCGGTGATAATTCCGCTTTGATGTGGATCTTTAACATTCAAGAGCTTTCGAAGCATTTTTATGTGATAGCGATTGATACTATGGGGGGGCCCGGAAAAAGTGTTCCTAATGATAATTATAAGAACTTCGACCAATCCGTATGGATAAACGAAGTTCTAGAGTGGTTTCATTTAGATAAGGTAAACGTTGCGGGTGTTTCCAACGGCGCCTATCTTGCCAATTATTTTGCAATAACCAATCCAAGTAAGGTGAACAAGGTAGTAGGGATGGCGGGGGGAGTTAAAGTAAATATGCTTCGAATGGCAATGCTTTTTCTACCCGAAGCTTTATTGCCAGCCTCCGAAAAAACAACGAAAAAACTCTTAAGAAAACTCTGTGCTCCAAACTCATCGAAAGTTTTTGAGGAAAACAATGAGATTATGGCTCATTGGACTTACTTGCTAAAGTATTTTAATAATAGATCCATGATGTCTCACAAGTATAGGAAATTTACAAAGGATGAGCTGGCGATCATAAGGGAAAAGTCACTGTTTTTAATTGGCGAATATGACCAGTTAAGCAATTATCCATCCTCAATCAAGGAGCTGGAATTGAATCAGATTACGTATAAAATCATTCCTAACGCGGGCCATGGAATTAATCATGAGCAATATGATAGCGTTAACCAAGAGATCATTAATTATTTGATCAGCGGCAGTAAGTGA
- a CDS encoding SOS response-associated peptidase has product MCQRFSMAAELPKVQEHFQIDRVMYFYKNRYNISPTQHMPVVLQQNGERILDEFRWGLMPFWGKDAINADLRNVHQNSGYRRIVDKQRCIIPCNGLYYWKIEGKKSYPVRVVMKNRGMFGVAGLYEIWRDTRGEPLRTCTLVMTQANPLIGQFQSRMPAILSPEEMTQWLDEKTNNLNALDSILRPHSAEEMHAYAVTPRIDDGNDTAECIREMDLKHAWVKS; this is encoded by the coding sequence ATGTGTCAACGCTTTTCCATGGCGGCCGAGTTGCCGAAGGTTCAGGAGCATTTTCAGATCGATCGGGTGATGTACTTCTATAAAAACCGCTATAACATTAGCCCAACGCAGCATATGCCAGTCGTGCTACAGCAGAACGGGGAGCGAATTTTGGATGAATTCCGCTGGGGATTGATGCCCTTTTGGGGAAAAGATGCGATTAACGCAGATCTCAGGAATGTGCATCAGAATTCGGGCTACCGCAGAATAGTAGACAAGCAGCGGTGTATTATCCCGTGCAACGGATTGTACTATTGGAAAATAGAAGGGAAGAAGTCCTATCCGGTGCGGGTGGTCATGAAAAACCGCGGCATGTTCGGGGTGGCCGGTCTATACGAAATTTGGCGGGATACACGTGGGGAACCGCTCCGTACCTGCACCTTGGTCATGACGCAGGCCAATCCGCTAATTGGGCAATTTCAGAGCCGGATGCCAGCGATTCTATCCCCGGAGGAAATGACCCAGTGGCTCGATGAGAAGACGAACAATCTTAATGCGCTTGATTCTATTCTACGTCCCCATTCGGCAGAAGAGATGCATGCGTATGCAGTAACGCCACGGATCGATGACGGCAACGACACCGCTGAATGCATTCGGGAGATGGATCTGAAGCATGCGTGGGTAAAGTCCTAA